A genome region from Microbacterium sp. CGR2 includes the following:
- a CDS encoding MetQ/NlpA family ABC transporter substrate-binding protein encodes MSEQSHTQNEIDAHLAKQKSRKRLWLIGGGIAAIVVAAAIAIPLIVQNSNAEAAGAGGDDLIPLTIADTAQSDFQDAIIEVGRENGLDLTFVNFDDPYLPNTALVEGEVDGNSFQHVAWLSQFNKENGSDITPVFSTVISAWGLFSQDFTSAESIPEGAKIAVPDDPANFSRALFILQTAGLLEVDENAGVFPTEEDITANPRGIELVRIAHESVQTSYADPTISAVVIATDDFDPALEITSDDALVLEDSSATTSSPYVIVVATTADRADDPAWALLENTYRDERVVEALKEEKRGEATIVELPVDDLRAALAELVAQ; translated from the coding sequence ATGTCAGAGCAGAGCCACACCCAGAATGAGATCGACGCGCACCTCGCGAAGCAGAAGTCGCGGAAGCGGCTGTGGCTGATCGGCGGTGGCATCGCGGCGATCGTCGTCGCTGCGGCGATCGCGATCCCCCTCATCGTGCAGAACAGCAACGCTGAAGCTGCGGGCGCGGGCGGAGACGATCTGATCCCGCTGACGATCGCCGACACCGCGCAGAGCGACTTCCAGGATGCGATCATCGAGGTCGGGCGGGAGAACGGCCTCGACCTGACGTTCGTCAACTTCGATGACCCCTACCTCCCCAACACCGCTCTCGTAGAGGGAGAGGTCGACGGCAACTCCTTTCAGCATGTCGCCTGGCTCAGCCAGTTCAACAAAGAGAACGGGTCCGACATCACGCCGGTGTTCTCCACCGTGATCTCCGCGTGGGGACTGTTCTCGCAGGACTTCACGTCGGCTGAAAGCATCCCCGAGGGCGCGAAGATCGCCGTGCCGGACGATCCGGCGAACTTCTCCCGCGCGCTCTTCATCCTGCAGACCGCCGGCCTGCTCGAGGTCGATGAGAACGCCGGCGTGTTCCCCACCGAGGAAGACATCACGGCGAACCCACGCGGCATCGAGCTCGTGCGCATCGCCCATGAGTCGGTGCAGACGAGCTACGCGGATCCGACCATCTCGGCCGTCGTCATCGCAACGGATGACTTCGACCCTGCGCTCGAGATCACGAGCGACGACGCTCTGGTGCTCGAAGACTCGTCCGCCACGACGTCGAGCCCCTACGTCATCGTGGTCGCGACGACCGCGGACCGTGCGGACGACCCCGCCTGGGCGCTTCTGGAGAATACGTACCGCGACGAGCGCGTGGTCGAGGCACTGAAAGAGGAGAAACGTGGCGAGGCCACGATCGTCGAGCTGCCCGTTGATGATCTGCGTGCCGCTCTCGCGGAGCTCGTCGCGCAGTAG
- a CDS encoding methionine ABC transporter ATP-binding protein, whose product MTERIQLTGVSKDYPAQGKGDPVRVLRDIDISVQAGEIYGLIGRSGAGKSTLLRMINGLEKPTEGQVLVDGVDVHALPPAELRALRHSIGMVFQQFNLWNSRTVFGNIATPLKLAGWKDADISRRVGELLDFVGLGGKAFARPRQLSGGQKQRVGIARAIAARPSVLLADEATSALDPQTTTEIVDLLRSVNEEFGITIVVVTHEMDVMSQLADRVSILSNGDVVESGDIHQILARPQHPITANLVGSYTRTMLSEKDRRALAAEFEGRLISVAMDGVIAEGPLLSSLARAHGVDFSIIQGGVARVKNLPYGQLSLALHGQDDDVERFLAELATRTEVTTW is encoded by the coding sequence ATGACAGAGCGCATCCAGCTGACCGGGGTGTCGAAGGACTATCCCGCGCAGGGGAAAGGCGACCCCGTGCGGGTGCTCCGGGACATCGACATCTCGGTGCAGGCCGGCGAGATCTACGGGCTGATCGGTCGTTCCGGCGCAGGGAAGTCGACGCTGCTGCGAATGATCAACGGACTCGAGAAGCCGACCGAAGGACAGGTGCTGGTCGACGGCGTCGACGTGCACGCACTGCCGCCTGCCGAACTGCGTGCGCTGCGACACAGCATCGGCATGGTGTTCCAGCAGTTCAACCTCTGGAACTCCCGCACCGTGTTCGGCAACATCGCCACGCCGCTGAAGCTCGCCGGCTGGAAGGACGCCGACATCTCTCGTCGAGTCGGCGAGCTGCTCGACTTCGTGGGGCTCGGCGGAAAAGCTTTCGCGCGTCCGCGGCAGCTGTCCGGCGGGCAGAAGCAGCGGGTCGGTATCGCCCGGGCGATCGCGGCCCGGCCGTCGGTGCTCCTGGCCGACGAGGCGACGAGCGCACTCGATCCGCAGACGACCACCGAGATCGTCGATCTGCTGCGATCGGTCAACGAGGAGTTCGGCATCACCATCGTCGTGGTGACCCACGAGATGGACGTGATGAGTCAACTGGCCGACCGCGTGTCGATCCTGAGCAACGGCGACGTGGTCGAGTCGGGCGACATCCACCAGATCCTCGCAAGACCGCAGCATCCGATCACCGCCAACCTCGTCGGCTCCTACACCCGCACGATGCTGAGCGAGAAGGATCGGAGGGCGCTCGCCGCCGAGTTCGAGGGACGGCTGATCTCGGTGGCCATGGACGGGGTGATCGCCGAGGGACCGCTGCTGTCCTCGCTCGCTCGCGCTCACGGCGTCGACTTCTCGATCATCCAGGGTGGTGTCGCCAGGGTGAAGAACCTCCCGTACGGTCAGCTCAGCCTGGCGTTGCACGGACAGGACGATGACGTCGAACGGTTCCTCGCTGAACTCGCGACGCGCACCGAGGTGACGACATGGTGA
- a CDS encoding methionine ABC transporter permease: MVSIDALDLDVVVPKVARALGETLFMVSVAFFLASVIGLMLGIFLYATRPGQLLHSKVVHTVLNIVVNTLRPIPFIILLIALTPFTRALIGTSIGPAAAILPLTIAASVGIARVAESNLVAVDPGVIEAAKAFGASPLHILFGFVVREAFGPLLLSLTFIFVALIDATAVAGAVGGGGLGNLALTYGYQRFDYAVMILIIIVLIALVQLVQFVGNRIARHFIDG; this comes from the coding sequence ATGGTGAGCATCGACGCCCTCGATCTCGACGTCGTCGTCCCCAAGGTGGCGCGGGCCCTCGGGGAGACGCTGTTCATGGTCTCGGTGGCCTTCTTCCTCGCTTCCGTGATCGGACTGATGCTCGGCATCTTCCTCTACGCCACGCGTCCGGGACAGCTCCTGCACAGCAAGGTGGTCCACACGGTCCTCAACATCGTCGTGAACACGCTGCGTCCGATCCCCTTCATCATCCTGCTCATCGCTCTCACTCCTTTCACGAGAGCTCTGATCGGCACGAGTATCGGCCCCGCAGCGGCGATTCTGCCCCTGACCATCGCCGCGTCCGTGGGCATCGCCCGCGTCGCCGAGTCGAATCTCGTGGCCGTCGATCCCGGCGTCATCGAAGCGGCCAAGGCGTTCGGCGCCTCACCCCTGCACATTCTGTTCGGCTTCGTGGTCAGAGAGGCGTTCGGGCCGCTGCTGCTGTCCCTGACCTTCATCTTCGTCGCGCTGATCGACGCGACCGCGGTCGCCGGCGCAGTCGGCGGAGGAGGGCTCGGGAACCTCGCGCTCACCTACGGCTACCAGCGCTTCGACTATGCGGTGATGATCCTCATCATCATCGTGCTGATCGCGCTCGTGCAGCTGGTGCAGTTCGTCGGGAATCGCATCGCCCGTCACTTCATCGACGGATGA
- a CDS encoding FAD-binding oxidoreductase: MAVRDRRRVVVVGAGVIGSATASRIAERGVDVVLLSAERAGSTATSRASFAWVNAHGKTPDAYRQLNEDSRRLHLRQSAVHDVPWFHRIGSEIDGVVHADDGYVDAEAFIAAQVHDLRLAGGTVRDAIPVESLDEVRGLCGPADAIVVAAGAGTAGLVAGIPRSARRLQTSTGPVGFLARIDVDEHPLPARVYSRDGVQVRPDGAGRVAAQSLRLEAELLRNGAVASRRTVWSRLRDEIERTLGWRIPADANVRIDAAPRPRAADGLPVVGWMAEDTYIALSHSGITLAPLLAESIARDLCGDEDPRLTPFRP; this comes from the coding sequence ATGGCAGTCCGTGATCGTCGTCGTGTCGTCGTCGTGGGCGCCGGCGTGATCGGGTCTGCGACGGCGTCGCGGATCGCGGAACGCGGCGTCGACGTGGTGCTGCTGTCGGCAGAGCGCGCGGGAAGCACAGCGACGTCGCGGGCGAGTTTCGCCTGGGTGAATGCGCACGGGAAGACGCCGGATGCGTATCGCCAGCTCAACGAGGACAGTCGCCGACTGCACCTTCGACAGTCGGCGGTGCATGATGTTCCGTGGTTCCACCGCATCGGTTCGGAGATCGATGGCGTCGTGCATGCCGATGACGGCTACGTCGACGCAGAGGCGTTCATCGCGGCCCAGGTCCACGACCTGCGTCTCGCGGGCGGCACGGTGCGGGATGCGATTCCCGTCGAATCGCTCGACGAGGTCCGCGGGCTGTGCGGCCCGGCGGATGCGATCGTCGTCGCAGCCGGCGCCGGCACAGCGGGCCTCGTGGCCGGCATCCCGCGCAGCGCCCGTCGACTGCAGACATCCACCGGACCGGTCGGCTTTCTCGCACGCATCGACGTAGACGAGCATCCGCTGCCTGCTCGCGTCTACTCGAGAGACGGTGTGCAGGTGCGCCCGGACGGCGCGGGCCGGGTCGCCGCACAGAGCCTGCGCCTCGAGGCCGAGCTCCTCCGCAACGGTGCTGTGGCGTCGCGGCGCACCGTGTGGTCGCGGTTGCGCGACGAGATCGAGCGCACCCTGGGCTGGCGCATCCCCGCCGATGCGAACGTGCGGATCGACGCTGCGCCGCGCCCTCGTGCAGCCGACGGTCTCCCGGTCGTCGGCTGGATGGCAGAGGATACTTATATCGCCCTCAGCCACAGCGGGATCACGCTCGCGCCGCTGCTGGCGGAGTCGATCGCTCGCGACCTGTGCGGCGACGAAGACCCCCGGCTGACCCCTTTCCGTCCCTGA
- a CDS encoding PLP-dependent aminotransferase family protein, whose translation MTDAALTPSALLAGLPARQGFGDATLIRLPPGAVDLGGGNPATDLLPLDVYRDAFQTVTVGEGFASLLKYTPAAGLPSLRAVIAQREGVSPDRVLITNGGAHGLALAVLSTLDAGDLIVVDDPVYPLFLRVLDLIGVEVAPIPVGADGIDTDVLERHLRAGLRPKALFTVPTFQNPSGVTLSAEREAALVALAEKYGFAIIADDPYRAIAFPGTVVPERTAFRDSDRVLGVNTLSKTLGPGLRLGWIVLPAALSERVSWLRNRIDGQTGGVVQAVVERMLTDERLEPSITAASEAYAAKARQLTTALRAEFGDDVEVADPQGGFFAWARIGGELDFGELFDMAQDRGVTYQRGEWFAAAGEGFRGFARLSFSEQSEADLVAGVARLADAWRELIGRR comes from the coding sequence ATGACTGATGCCGCACTCACGCCCAGTGCCCTGCTGGCGGGTCTTCCCGCGCGCCAGGGGTTCGGCGACGCGACGCTCATCCGGCTGCCGCCAGGCGCCGTCGATCTGGGTGGGGGGAACCCCGCCACCGATCTGCTCCCCCTGGACGTCTACCGCGACGCGTTCCAGACGGTGACCGTCGGTGAGGGTTTCGCGTCCCTGTTGAAGTACACGCCCGCCGCCGGCCTTCCTTCCTTGCGGGCGGTGATCGCGCAGCGGGAAGGCGTGTCGCCCGACCGAGTGCTGATCACCAACGGCGGCGCGCACGGCCTTGCGCTCGCGGTACTGAGCACGCTCGATGCCGGTGATCTGATCGTGGTGGACGACCCGGTGTACCCGCTCTTCCTGCGCGTCCTCGACCTGATCGGCGTGGAGGTCGCACCGATACCGGTCGGAGCCGACGGGATCGACACCGACGTCCTGGAGCGCCATCTCCGCGCGGGTCTGCGACCGAAGGCGCTGTTCACCGTCCCGACGTTCCAGAACCCCTCCGGTGTCACCCTCAGCGCGGAGCGGGAGGCTGCGCTGGTCGCGCTCGCCGAGAAGTACGGGTTCGCCATCATCGCCGATGACCCGTATCGGGCCATCGCCTTCCCCGGAACCGTGGTGCCGGAGCGCACCGCTTTCCGCGACTCGGATCGCGTGCTCGGCGTGAACACGCTCTCCAAGACTCTGGGGCCCGGCCTCCGACTCGGCTGGATCGTGCTGCCCGCAGCGCTTTCAGAGCGTGTGTCATGGTTGCGCAATCGCATCGACGGGCAGACCGGTGGTGTCGTGCAGGCGGTCGTGGAGCGGATGCTGACGGATGAGCGGCTCGAGCCCTCGATCACCGCGGCGAGCGAGGCGTACGCCGCGAAGGCGCGCCAGCTGACGACGGCTCTGCGGGCAGAGTTCGGCGACGACGTCGAGGTGGCCGACCCGCAGGGCGGGTTCTTCGCCTGGGCGCGGATCGGTGGCGAGCTGGACTTCGGCGAGCTGTTCGACATGGCACAGGACCGAGGGGTCACCTACCAGCGTGGCGAGTGGTTCGCCGCCGCCGGTGAAGGATTCCGGGGGTTCGCCCGGCTGTCCTTCTCCGAGCAGAGCGAAGCGGACCTCGTGGCGGGTGTCGCTCGTCTCGCGGACGCCTGGCGAGAGCTGATCGGGCGCAGATGA
- the serS gene encoding serine--tRNA ligase, translating into MIDLALLRDQPEIVRRSQAARGNDQSTVDVALEADRSRRAALSAFEDLRAEQNAFGKQVAKAAKEEKAALVAQAKDLADRVKQAQHAANEAAEAASEALARIENVVIDGVPAGGEADFVELRRVGEVPSFGFEPRDHLELGEILGAIDMERGAKVSGSRFYFLRGIGARLEIALMNMALDKALQHDFVPMITPTLVRPEIMQGTGFLGEHADEVYHLDKDDDLYLVGTSEVALAGYHKDEIVDLTGGALRYAGWSTCYRREAGSHGKDTRGIIRVHQFNKLEMFVYTTAEDAEAEHLRLVALQEEMLTELGLAYRVIDVAAGDLGSSAARKYDIEAWVPTQDAFRELTSTSNCTTFQARRLDVRHRPEGDASGAPNGAAKTQHVATLNGTLATTRWIVALLETHQQADGSVRVPEILRPYLGGMDVIRPVGWVEETQEGEA; encoded by the coding sequence ATGATCGACCTCGCACTCCTCCGCGACCAGCCGGAGATCGTCCGCCGTTCACAGGCCGCTCGCGGGAACGACCAGAGCACCGTCGACGTGGCACTCGAGGCAGATCGCTCGCGCCGCGCAGCGCTCTCGGCGTTCGAAGACCTGCGAGCGGAGCAGAACGCCTTCGGCAAGCAGGTGGCCAAGGCGGCCAAGGAGGAGAAGGCGGCTCTCGTCGCGCAGGCCAAAGACCTCGCGGACCGCGTCAAGCAGGCGCAGCACGCGGCGAACGAGGCGGCGGAGGCAGCATCCGAGGCGCTCGCCCGCATCGAGAACGTCGTCATCGACGGTGTCCCGGCCGGGGGAGAGGCTGACTTCGTCGAACTGCGTCGCGTGGGCGAGGTGCCGTCGTTCGGGTTCGAGCCGCGCGATCATCTGGAACTCGGCGAGATCCTCGGGGCGATCGACATGGAGCGCGGCGCGAAGGTGTCGGGCTCGCGATTCTACTTCCTCCGCGGTATCGGCGCACGGCTCGAGATCGCCCTGATGAACATGGCGCTCGACAAGGCGCTGCAGCACGACTTCGTCCCCATGATCACCCCGACGCTCGTGCGACCGGAGATCATGCAGGGGACAGGGTTCCTCGGGGAGCACGCCGACGAGGTCTACCACCTCGACAAGGACGACGACCTGTACCTGGTCGGCACGAGCGAGGTGGCGCTGGCCGGGTACCACAAGGACGAGATCGTCGATCTGACAGGCGGCGCGCTCCGCTACGCGGGATGGTCGACCTGTTACCGGCGCGAAGCCGGATCGCACGGCAAGGACACCCGCGGCATCATCCGCGTGCACCAGTTCAACAAGTTGGAGATGTTCGTCTACACGACGGCGGAGGACGCCGAGGCGGAGCACCTGCGCCTCGTCGCGCTGCAGGAGGAGATGCTGACCGAACTCGGGCTCGCCTACCGCGTGATCGACGTGGCGGCCGGCGACCTCGGGTCCAGCGCTGCCCGCAAGTACGACATCGAGGCCTGGGTCCCGACGCAGGACGCGTTCCGCGAACTCACCTCGACCTCGAACTGCACCACGTTCCAGGCTCGGCGTCTCGACGTGCGGCACCGGCCGGAGGGTGACGCGTCCGGCGCTCCGAACGGTGCGGCCAAGACGCAGCATGTCGCCACACTGAACGGGACGCTCGCGACCACTCGCTGGATCGTGGCGCTGCTCGAGACGCATCAGCAGGCTGACGGCTCGGTGCGGGTGCCGGAGATCCTGCGGCCCTATCTCGGGGGGATGGACGTGATCCGACCGGTCGGTTGGGTCGAGGAGACGCAGGAGGGTGAGGCATGA
- a CDS encoding HAD family hydrolase has product MTDVWLVGLDVDGTILLQDETMSPGVPEAVSRVREAGHEVTIATGRSWMATRRYVEELGLTAEYVVCSNGAVTMRRVGDDWERWKIETFDPRPVLELLQERLPDARYMVELASAQRLYTAQLDDWTLDGGRQVDFEELGAEPVSRIVVVSPGHDEDDFHRLVADAGLNEVSYAIGWTAWLDIAPQGVDKGTALEQVRTELGVDGSRVFVAGDGRNDIGMFGWARTLGGRAVAMGQAPDEVKDAAGEITADVVDGGLAQALDTLPAPAQVSARE; this is encoded by the coding sequence ATGACCGACGTCTGGCTCGTCGGCCTCGACGTCGACGGCACGATCCTCTTGCAGGACGAGACCATGAGCCCCGGTGTGCCGGAGGCCGTCAGCCGTGTGCGCGAGGCGGGTCATGAGGTGACCATCGCCACCGGCCGAAGTTGGATGGCCACCCGCCGCTACGTCGAAGAGCTCGGGCTGACCGCCGAGTACGTCGTGTGCTCGAACGGCGCCGTGACGATGCGACGTGTCGGCGACGACTGGGAGCGTTGGAAGATCGAGACGTTCGATCCGCGGCCGGTGCTGGAGCTTCTGCAGGAGCGGCTCCCGGATGCACGGTACATGGTCGAGTTGGCCTCGGCGCAGCGTCTCTACACCGCGCAGCTCGATGACTGGACGCTCGACGGCGGTCGGCAGGTCGATTTCGAGGAGCTGGGTGCCGAGCCGGTCTCGCGCATCGTCGTCGTCTCTCCCGGTCACGACGAAGACGACTTCCATCGTCTGGTGGCGGATGCCGGTCTCAACGAGGTCTCGTACGCCATCGGGTGGACAGCGTGGCTCGATATCGCACCGCAGGGCGTCGACAAGGGCACGGCCCTGGAGCAGGTGCGCACCGAGCTCGGCGTCGACGGCAGCCGCGTCTTCGTGGCCGGCGACGGCCGGAACGACATCGGCATGTTCGGCTGGGCACGGACCCTCGGTGGCCGAGCGGTGGCGATGGGGCAGGCTCCGGACGAGGTGAAGGATGCAGCGGGGGAGATCACCGCTGACGTGGTCGACGGCGGCCTCGCGCAGGCGCTGGACACGCTTCCAGCACCCGCCCAGGTCAGCGCGCGAGAATAG
- a CDS encoding LCP family protein has product MSEHTRRRRTIARHGQLPTPGPVSQLLKFIAIGLAVALVSGIGIAAYIFYDLSSTVSANAVELDGQESVPPDIGEYEGGFNLVLTGVDTCEDDYKQYFGDRCSGGDAEGTLNDVNLLVHVSEEPRRITVVSFPRDLMIPIPECTDEEGTVQPAMNKQPLNVAYTDGGLNCVAKTISELTGQDVQFAASVTFGGVIEITNAIGGVDVCLANPIKDYHTGLDMTAGTHTVQGLEALQFLRTRHGVGDGSDLGRIGNQQQYMSSLVRKMISGEVLGNVPVMLKLANTGLNNLEASTSLADPMKIVQIALAVKSVPFEDIVFVQYPTVEDYDDANKVVPDDEAATALWDAIEANSQLQITHENTSNDGVVVQEPEAPAGEADPATPTTPAPTATPDDVVALPDSIKGNSAAQQTCSNGNVR; this is encoded by the coding sequence GTGAGCGAGCACACCCGACGCCGTCGCACTATCGCGAGGCACGGTCAGCTCCCCACCCCGGGTCCGGTCAGCCAACTGCTGAAGTTCATCGCCATCGGTCTCGCCGTGGCTCTCGTCAGCGGCATCGGCATCGCCGCCTACATCTTCTACGACCTCTCGAGCACAGTGTCGGCCAATGCCGTCGAACTCGACGGTCAGGAGAGCGTGCCGCCGGACATCGGCGAGTATGAGGGTGGGTTCAACCTCGTCCTCACCGGCGTCGACACCTGCGAAGACGACTACAAGCAGTACTTCGGCGACCGTTGCAGCGGCGGAGACGCCGAGGGAACCTTGAACGACGTGAACCTGTTGGTGCACGTCTCGGAGGAGCCCCGCCGGATCACGGTCGTCAGCTTCCCGCGCGACCTGATGATCCCCATTCCCGAGTGCACCGACGAGGAGGGCACCGTCCAGCCGGCGATGAACAAGCAGCCCTTGAACGTGGCGTACACCGACGGCGGGCTGAACTGCGTCGCGAAGACGATCTCGGAGCTCACCGGCCAGGACGTCCAGTTCGCGGCATCCGTCACCTTCGGCGGCGTCATCGAGATCACGAATGCGATCGGCGGCGTCGACGTGTGCCTCGCGAACCCGATCAAGGACTACCACACCGGCCTCGACATGACGGCCGGGACGCACACGGTGCAGGGCCTGGAAGCGCTCCAGTTCCTCCGTACACGTCACGGTGTCGGCGACGGCAGCGACCTGGGGCGCATCGGCAATCAGCAGCAGTACATGTCGAGCCTCGTGCGCAAGATGATCAGCGGTGAGGTTCTCGGAAACGTGCCCGTCATGCTGAAGCTCGCGAACACGGGCCTCAACAACCTCGAAGCCAGCACGTCTCTCGCCGACCCGATGAAGATCGTCCAGATCGCCCTCGCGGTGAAGTCGGTGCCGTTCGAGGACATCGTCTTCGTGCAATACCCGACCGTCGAGGATTACGACGACGCGAACAAGGTCGTACCGGACGACGAGGCCGCCACCGCCCTCTGGGACGCGATCGAGGCGAACTCGCAACTGCAGATCACCCACGAGAACACCAGCAATGACGGCGTCGTCGTGCAGGAGCCCGAGGCTCCGGCTGGCGAGGCAGACCCCGCGACCCCGACGACTCCGGCACCCACAGCGACACCCGACGACGTCGTGGCACTGCCCGACTCGATCAAGGGCAACTCCGCCGCACAGCAGACCTGCTCCAACGGCAACGTCCGCTAG
- a CDS encoding LacI family DNA-binding transcriptional regulator has protein sequence MPVSIRDVAVRAGVSVGTVSNVLNRPEEVSRESVARVSQAIEELGYVRNDAARKLRAGISSTVGFVVLDGQNPFYNDVVRGAEDEASSHGIAILYGNTDDDPSREKVYLDLFREQQVRGLLIAPYGDVMTQLRRFRESGIATVLVDRFSADSGFSSVSVDSVAGGRLAVEHLIERGRRRIAFVGGPFEMRQVTDRLAGARAAAENASVHVALEVVPTSAMTVEEGAAAGARLLTRPRREWPDALFAANDLLALGLLQSLVAGGRVLVPDEIALIGFDDISFAAAAAVPLSSIRQPSRMIGRTALRIVLEEASDPDSIPRQTVFPPELIVRRSTTG, from the coding sequence GTGCCGGTCAGCATCCGCGATGTCGCCGTTCGTGCGGGCGTATCCGTCGGCACCGTGTCGAATGTGCTGAATCGTCCGGAAGAGGTGTCCCGCGAGTCGGTCGCCCGCGTGAGCCAGGCGATCGAAGAGCTCGGCTATGTGCGCAACGATGCCGCCCGTAAACTCCGGGCCGGGATCAGCAGCACCGTGGGTTTCGTCGTCCTCGACGGGCAGAACCCCTTCTACAACGACGTCGTGCGCGGTGCGGAGGATGAGGCCTCCAGCCACGGCATCGCCATCCTGTACGGCAACACGGATGACGACCCCTCCCGCGAGAAGGTCTATCTCGACCTCTTCCGCGAGCAGCAGGTGCGCGGCCTTCTCATCGCCCCCTACGGCGACGTGATGACCCAGCTGCGGCGATTCCGCGAGAGCGGCATCGCCACCGTGCTCGTCGACCGCTTCAGCGCCGACAGCGGGTTCTCGTCCGTCTCCGTCGACAGCGTCGCCGGTGGGCGGCTCGCGGTGGAGCACCTCATCGAGAGGGGACGTCGGCGCATCGCGTTCGTCGGCGGGCCCTTCGAGATGCGGCAGGTCACCGACCGCCTGGCCGGCGCCCGCGCGGCCGCCGAGAACGCCTCGGTTCATGTCGCCCTCGAGGTCGTGCCGACCTCGGCGATGACGGTCGAGGAAGGAGCGGCGGCGGGCGCACGGCTCCTCACCCGCCCTCGACGCGAATGGCCCGACGCCCTCTTCGCCGCCAACGATCTGCTCGCGCTCGGCCTGCTGCAGTCACTCGTCGCAGGCGGACGCGTACTCGTGCCCGACGAGATCGCCCTGATCGGCTTCGACGACATCTCGTTCGCCGCTGCGGCCGCCGTACCCCTCTCGTCGATCCGGCAACCCAGCAGGATGATCGGCCGTACTGCGCTGCGTATCGTGCTCGAGGAAGCATCCGACCCCGACAGCATCCCGCGTCAGACGGTGTTCCCGCCCGAGTTGATCGTGCGGAGATCGACGACGGGCTAG